The Pseudomonas azotoformans genome has a segment encoding these proteins:
- a CDS encoding acyl-CoA thioesterase, which produces MEPGNAQLSMTVLMTPDMANFSGNVHGGTLLKYLDEVAYACASRYAGRYVVTLSVDQVIFREPIHVGELVTFLASVNYTGNTSMEVGIKVVTENIRERSVRHTNSCFFTMVAVDDQRKPAAVPPLQPQNSEDKRRFVQAQQRRQIRQELEKRYQEIKADAL; this is translated from the coding sequence ATGGAACCCGGAAACGCCCAGCTGTCGATGACGGTATTGATGACCCCTGATATGGCCAACTTCTCAGGCAATGTCCACGGCGGCACCCTGCTCAAGTACCTCGACGAAGTGGCCTACGCCTGCGCGAGCCGTTATGCCGGCCGTTATGTCGTGACGTTGTCGGTGGACCAGGTGATTTTCCGCGAGCCGATTCATGTCGGCGAGCTGGTGACCTTCCTCGCGTCAGTCAACTACACCGGCAATACCTCGATGGAGGTAGGCATCAAGGTGGTGACCGAAAACATCCGCGAACGCTCGGTGCGCCACACCAACAGCTGCTTCTTCACCATGGTGGCCGTGGACGACCAGCGCAAACCAGCCGCCGTGCCGCCGCTGCAACCGCAGAACAGCGAAGACAAACGCCGTTTCGTGCAGGCACAGCAGCGCCGGCAGATCCGCCAGGAGCTGGAAAAGCGCTACCAGGAAATCAAGGCCGACGCGCTGTAG